A DNA window from Christiangramia salexigens contains the following coding sequences:
- the efp gene encoding elongation factor P: MATTSDIRNGLCIRYNHDIYKIVEFLHVKPGKGPAFVRTKLKSVTTGKVLENTFSAGHKIDDIRVETHKYQFLYEDGEFFHFMNVEDYTQIRLTENALDMPKLLKEGEVVTILINTEDSMPLSVEMPASVILEVTHTEPGVKGNTATNATKPATVETGFEVNVPLFINEGDKIKIETEKGTYKERIKE, translated from the coding sequence ATGGCTACAACCAGCGATATTAGAAACGGACTTTGTATTAGATATAATCACGATATATATAAAATCGTAGAATTTTTACATGTTAAGCCGGGTAAAGGTCCTGCATTTGTTAGAACAAAATTGAAAAGTGTTACAACAGGAAAGGTACTTGAAAATACTTTTTCTGCAGGTCATAAGATTGATGATATTAGAGTGGAAACTCATAAATACCAGTTTCTTTATGAAGATGGAGAGTTTTTCCATTTTATGAATGTTGAAGATTACACTCAGATAAGATTAACGGAGAACGCTTTGGACATGCCGAAGCTTTTAAAAGAAGGTGAAGTTGTAACCATCCTTATCAATACAGAGGATAGTATGCCTCTTTCTGTTGAAATGCCTGCTAGTGTAATTCTTGAGGTTACGCATACCGAGCCTGGGGTGAAAGGTAATACAGCTACGAATGCTACTAAACCTGCCACTGTAGAAACCGGCTTTGAAGTTAATGTGCCTCTTTTCATTAATGAAGGAGATAAGATCAAGATCGAGACAGAAAAAGGAACGTATAAGGAAAGAATAAAAGAATAG
- the lpxA gene encoding acyl-ACP--UDP-N-acetylglucosamine O-acyltransferase, with product MNQPLAYVHPGAKIAKNVVIEPFATIHNNVVIGEGTWIGSNVTIMEGARIGKNCSIFPGAVISAVPQDKKFNDEDTLTVIGDNTTIRECVTINRGTTDRMKTVVGNNCWIMAYCHIAHDCIVGDNCIFSNNSTLAGHINVGEHVILAGMAAIQQFCSIGKHAFVTGGSLVRKDVPPFVKAGREPLSYVGINSIGLRRRGFTTEKIREIQDIYRILYQKNYNNSQAVAIIEAEMQATAERDEILEFIKNSQRGIMKGYFSSN from the coding sequence ACGATACATAATAATGTCGTGATCGGCGAAGGTACCTGGATTGGTTCCAATGTGACTATAATGGAAGGAGCCCGCATCGGTAAGAATTGTAGTATTTTTCCCGGCGCTGTAATATCGGCTGTTCCACAGGATAAGAAATTTAATGATGAAGATACTCTTACTGTAATAGGGGATAATACCACTATTAGAGAATGTGTGACCATCAACAGAGGTACCACAGACAGAATGAAAACTGTAGTTGGAAACAACTGCTGGATCATGGCATATTGCCATATCGCCCATGATTGTATAGTGGGAGATAACTGTATCTTTTCCAATAACAGTACCCTGGCAGGACATATTAATGTTGGTGAGCATGTTATCCTTGCGGGGATGGCAGCGATACAGCAATTCTGCAGTATTGGAAAGCATGCTTTCGTAACCGGAGGTTCTTTGGTTAGAAAGGATGTTCCTCCGTTTGTAAAAGCCGGACGTGAGCCTTTGAGCTATGTTGGGATCAACTCCATTGGATTGCGAAGAAGAGGCTTTACAACTGAAAAAATAAGAGAGATACAGGATATATACAGAATCCTTTATCAGAAAAATTATAATAACTCTCAGGCAGTTGCTATTATCGAAGCAGAAATGCAGGCCACTGCTGAAAGGGATGAAATATTAGAATTTATTAAAAACTCACAGAGAGGTATCATGAAAGGATACTTCAGCTCAAATTAA